GTGGGATGCGTGTGTCTATACATGGCCGGATGCAATGCGCTGCCCATGGAGCATATTCCCGATCTTCCGTCGGCGCTGTTCGTTCTGACCACAGTCCTTGTTCTGCATCATCTGAGGGTAATGAACTGCGCACCGCTGCAGAAGCTTTGGATTTTGCTGGTGGAACTGTTGGTCTCCTATGTGTGCACCCAGGTCGTAGTGCTCTTGTGGCTCCAGTTGCACCGCCTTATGAACGAACTTCGGGACCAAGCAGTAAATACTCGTATGGGCTTGCATCTTTTGGAAACCTATCCAAAAGTCTTTATGTTTTTGCGCCAGGATGTCTGCTATTTTGGGCAGCTTATCATGTCCTTGGCGTGCACCTACAAGGCGATAATGGTCACTCATGCCCTGGACTACGCCCTACCAAATCGCCGGACCTACAGGTACTATGAGACTAACGCCATGGATGACAACTTAGGCGATGGTCCGCGGCGTTCTTACCGAAGGACCAACCGGCGATCAACACGGAGGAAGAGTACCGTGCGTGGCCGCACAAAATAGAAGCTTCTGCAGAAACTGGATCAATCAAATCGCCCAATCTAAACACCGTTTTTCTATACTTTCGATCAATGAACTACCCCACGCGTAATAAATTATCAAGGTAATCGGCGGCCCGGGTGCATTGCACCAAAATTGAAGGTGCTGCTCAAGAGCAGTTTACGCTTTACTAGAAATTTGCATGCTTGAAAGAGCAGAGCCAACACGTACACACAAAACCAAcctattttcaaattttggcGCCTCTCGACAATCGATTAACGGACAACATCATCATGATCAGCCAATCGTATGAATTCCACCTCTAACACCTGAGAATATTGAGAAGAAGAAGCGCGTTGTGTCGGATCCAAACaataaagaaattaaacaattagCCAAAATTTGGTTGTTTTTCGGTTGAAGGGAGCTTAATTCCGAGTGAGGGAAAGAGATGGCTTTTCTTTGCCCCGTGCGCATGAGGCGCGACAAGAAGAAAGGTGTGTTGATAGAAAGCGGAAGAAGCAGcacgaaaacaaaagacttCAATCACGAACTTGTTGCAGgaacttaaaaaaaatgaaaatagttTAAATCAGTTTATTGgtgcatttattttgtatatcaCTGTACAAGAATtcttttttaatgaaatattttcagtCTACCTTTTTTTCTTGAAATTATATTACGATTGAATGTATAAgatatacaatttattttaaatttcattaaatacAACATATATTGTACCTAAATAAGCATTTTCAAAATACCTCTTTTTCAGCTACAAATGCCAGCATAGAGAGAGACTTGCCTGCTGTGGGTGTATTGGGTATGGGCCGCATAACTGGTTCCTCCAGCATTGAAACACTTGTAAGAGTGGGCATTGAAAAGGAACACGGTCTAAGGTAAATCTATTCCACAATCAGTTTAAATAGTTTGTACAATATTCATTATATTTTAGTCCTGATTCTAAGATGGTTGTGCTGCATGACTTTACTCCTTGCGTGGATGATGAACTAGAGGTTAAGCGTGGACAGCTAGTTAATATCTTGTACAGAGAAAACGATTGGGTCTACGTGATTGGTCAGGACTCTAGGCAGGAGGGTTTCATACCCTTCTCCTATTGTGCTCCCTGCAACACGCAACTGGCGGATTTGGCTGTCAAGAAGAAACTGCCAAGGGAACAGTGTCCAGAGCAGCCGATCGAAGAGAATATACCACTTTTGGGCACGGATAACAAGCTGGATGTTCTTTGCGATGAAACCTTAAATCCTGGCTCTGCCAACAGCATAGAGAACACCCTGCTGGTGGAGCCAGAGTGTACACCTTTCGTGAAGGAACCGTCCGGGCGCTGTATCGTTTTGTACACCTTTATAGCCAGGGACGAGAATGACTTGTCCGTGGAACGGGGTGAATTTGTTACCGTGCTAAATCGCGAGGATCCCGATTGGTTTTGGATAATGCGCAGCGATGGCCAGGAAGGATTTGTGCCAGCCAGCTTTATTTATCCTGCAGACAGTGTGCGAGTTTTGCAGCAACAGAAAGCCACATTGAATGCCATGGAGACCATTTTGCAGCAGGGTCAACCAGGACAGCAGacccaacaacagcagcagccacaattGGGCTTGGGAACAGATGATCTACGCTACCATGGCACGGAGCTGGTGATGCTGTATGATTACAAAGCGCAAGCTCCAGACGATCTGTACCTTTCTGTGCGGAGAGGAGATTGGATTTACGCAGACTTGACCAATCAGACTGTGGATGGCTGGCTCTGGGCTTATGCTCCGAAAACCCGCAAATATGGATTCATTCCGAAAGCCTATGCCCGACCACCCGCCATGACCAGCCTTTGAGAGATAGATTCACTACCATAATCGTTTTAATTATCACTTCGATTAGCACTAAAGCATAATATTCGTACGTCTTCCAAACACCGTCGAATTGCATTTCAAAAAGCGTTACTTTGTGGCTTGGATATTCTTATCTTGAACACTAAATTCGTTTTTCAACTCATAAATGTCATTTTCATTGAATAATAAATTGTGCCTTAGATTTATTTTGTATGTGAGTTTGCATAACATATCGTATACACTTAATCTAGTGATTTCATTCTTAACTGTAAGTGCCTCGTAAACGAATATCAAAAATATCTAATATCGTATTCCATGTAGTACCAGCGTGGGCAGCACTTTGCTAGCATCTAGGTCTAGATATGAATACTAAAGCACTGTAGGGGCCAACCCCTCTATATGCACTTGGTTTGAATTATTGGATTGGATATGCATCCAAGCGGCGCAGTTGCGTAGAGTTATGCTCAGCATAATGTTGTACGCACTCGCACGTCCAACTGGATTTTGGTTATCACCTCGGATTGGCGAAGGTCTACTTTATGCCCAAACTGTCGCTAGCAGATGAGCAGTGCGAGCAATTAAGCTCCATATTTCTGTAAAGAGAGAGATTGGCTAATGAGACTTTGGCATTTGTAAAAGAAATTGTAATCCTACTTCATAGCTTCTCTCAGCTGCTCCTTCTCGTTCATTTCCTCGCGCAGTTTCTGCTGCAAACTGAGAATGAGATCGTTTTTATTTCGAATCTGCAGCTTCATATGCTCAATCGTCTCCTCCTGAGCTTCGAAAATTGCCTAGAAGTAAAAGAAATCTTATATAGATGTGATATATACATGAAAAAGAAATCATCCTACACGACACTCCTCCATGGATTCAGAGTACGAAGGCGGCTCGTCTAGGCAGAAGAACTCCCGCACCAGCTTGCACTTGCGCAGATCCTCCTTGGCCATCACTGAGTTGACGAAGATCTGCAGACCTTGCACCCGATTGTCGAGAAAGACGGCATTGAAGTTATCGCCAAAAAGCTTTTTCCGGGGCAGCATGAGCGTAAGGTTGGGGAAAGCCTGTTTTAGCTTGCTATTAAGCCGTACGAAGTCGGTGTAGCGTCGCATAACAAGCCAATAGTCGTTGGTCTCCGGATTCTCGACGCGCAGCTTGTAGGCAGTGAAACGCGCACGTTCCTCCATAACCTCGTAACCAATGATGGGAACCCTTAGCACAGCGTTGGGGTCCACGGGCGGCACCACCGATCCCGAGGAGAGGGTCATCTGGCTGGCGAACATAGAGTTGGAGCCAGTGTGCCGGGAGCTGGATTGGCTGTAGCCCAAGCTACACTCGCTCATACGGCGAGGAGTTCTAGAGTTGGACTCCAAGTCCACGGAATTTCCACCTGCCTGGTTGCCATAGGACGACTGCGTCAGGTCGCGATGGGAACGTGCACCGCCGAGCATTTCTCTTTTGTTTATCAGCGTTCTCGGAGATTGTTCGTAACTGTGAGAGCTAATCCTTTGCAGGCAAACCTCTGACTTGGCGTTTGCCACCGTCAATGGAGCACCGGAATTGCTAGCCAGGATTAAACTAACATCCCCCTCCGATTTGCTGCGCAACAGGCTGTTGTTTTGGTATTTTCCGATTTGTCGTAGGTCAGGACTCGAGTGGCACTTGCGACCGAGTAGCTTCTGCTCCCGGAACAGGTTCCGTTTATCCAACCCGCAGACGGAGTTCCCAGTTTTTAGCAACGATTTCTTCGGTGACGTTATTGCTGTGCTGGCCTTCTTAAAGAGCGATGCTTGTGAAGTTCTTGCTGGTGCTGCTAAATGGTTGTTATAGTTGCCGTAGCCAGTGCCTGTTTCTCTTTTCCGAAGCGCACGCAGTGACATTGCTTTGTTTGTCTTGATTTCGCTGTAGCGTTTTGTTTGCTACATGACTTAGTAAATTTCCCAAAACGAAATTGCTTTTCTCccttttcttttgttttcttttgtggAGTGCAGTGTGACCGCATTCCGTCGACCCAATTGAGGCAGTGTTGGCTAGCGCTGCACTGGCCATTCGATTGCACTTGGCGGCAAACAGCTGTGGGTCTATCGAAAATGGAGCATGTGgtaaatattattgttattctcgcgaaatttatttaaataaatgatttaccCCAGCAAAACGAAACTGAAGAGCT
This genomic interval from Drosophila mauritiana strain mau12 chromosome 2R, ASM438214v1, whole genome shotgun sequence contains the following:
- the LOC117135773 gene encoding uncharacterized protein LOC117135773, whose protein sequence is MSLRALRKRETGTGYGNYNNHLAAPARTSQASLFKKASTAITSPKKSLLKTGNSVCGLDKRNLFREQKLLGRKCHSSPDLRQIGKYQNNSLLRSKSEGDVSLILASNSGAPLTVANAKSEVCLQRISSHSYEQSPRTLINKREMLGGARSHRDLTQSSYGNQAGGNSVDLESNSRTPRRMSECSLGYSQSSSRHTGSNSMFASQMTLSSGSVVPPVDPNAVLRVPIIGYEVMEERARFTAYKLRVENPETNDYWLVMRRYTDFVRLNSKLKQAFPNLTLMLPRKKLFGDNFNAVFLDNRVQGLQIFVNSVMAKEDLRKCKLVREFFCLDEPPSYSESMEECRAIFEAQEETIEHMKLQIRNKNDLILSLQQKLREEMNEKEQLREAMKNMELNCSHCSSASDSLGIK
- the LOC117135774 gene encoding SH3 domain-containing protein Dlish, encoding MAFLCPVRMRRDKKKATNASIERDLPAVGVLGMGRITGSSSIETLVRVGIEKEHGLSPDSKMVVLHDFTPCVDDELEVKRGQLVNILYRENDWVYVIGQDSRQEGFIPFSYCAPCNTQLADLAVKKKLPREQCPEQPIEENIPLLGTDNKLDVLCDETLNPGSANSIENTLLVEPECTPFVKEPSGRCIVLYTFIARDENDLSVERGEFVTVLNREDPDWFWIMRSDGQEGFVPASFIYPADSVRVLQQQKATLNAMETILQQGQPGQQTQQQQQPQLGLGTDDLRYHGTELVMLYDYKAQAPDDLYLSVRRGDWIYADLTNQTVDGWLWAYAPKTRKYGFIPKAYARPPAMTSL
- the LOC117135775 gene encoding uncharacterized protein LOC117135775 codes for the protein MVVVQGMYEVTELVAGSVGCVCLYMAGCNALPMEHIPDLPSALFVLTTVLVLHHLRVMNCAPLQKLWILLVELLVSYVCTQVVVLLWLQLHRLMNELRDQAVNTRMGLHLLETYPKVFMFLRQDVCYFGQLIMSLACTYKAIMVTHALDYALPNRRTYRYYETNAMDDNLGDGPRRSYRRTNRRSTRRKSTVRGRTK